TGGAAAGTTGACCTTTTTAACTGCTCattgtatatttttttgcttgtGATGGCTGTtttgaataattttttttatccaaaGTTGGCACATAGGTACGACTGAAAGGGCCAAAATTTTCATTAGACAAAAATACACTATTCAAAACGGCCATCCCAAGCAAATTATGAGCAGTAAAAAAGGTCAACTTTCCATTTTGGGACGGACGGTGTGTTTTAGCAAATGGACAaagaattgtaatggtactagCCAAATCCACATTCGGGCGGTGTGTTTGGGCAAAAGCCACGAAATAACGATGTTCCCTGACCAATTTCCCAAAAAACATTTATATCCAAGGGTTGGATTGTTGTATTTTTAATAGAAGGGCTGGTATTTAGTTCAACTTTTGACATTGACATGAAAGTTGAACTAAATACCGCACACCtcacaaaaaaatacacattCCAAGCGGCGCCTAAAGGAAAATGATTATGTACAAACTAATCAACAGACTGATCATGCCTAATCTGTcgactaaaaaaaaaagaagctaatCTTGGGACGTCGTGCCTGCCGTCGTCTCCGTGGACGGCGAGCCACGCGTCATCTCTTGCGCGAccatcctcctgctccggtTGATGGTGGTGAGGCATAGGCAGGCgtgctcctccagctcctcGAGCTGGCCCCTCAGGTCCTCCCcgcactcctcctcctccctggctACCTCCCGCAGCAGCGGCCGCTCCGCGTGCCCGCGCACCGCGATGCGCGCCATGTCGCGCCCGTGCTCCAGCTCGTCGTGCGCGCGCCGCACCATGCGGCTCACGGTGTCCAGGTCGCGCCCCACGATGTacgcgccgcgcgccgccgtgtCCACCGCAGCCTCTCTGGCTCCGGCGCGCTCCCGATCGCCGCCACCGATGACCTTCTTGGCCGCGAACCAGCGGGCTGCGGGGCGGCAGCAGGCGCCGAatgccgcggcggccgcgccgacgccgacgacggcgtGCGCGGCGAGGACGACCGCGGCCACGACGGCCGCCGCGGACGCGCCCACGATCGTGGCAGCGACCGCGCACCGCGCGACGCGTCCGGCACGGGCGAGCCTGCGCAGCCGGCGCCGTGCCGCGGCCAGGCGCTTGGCGAGCGGGGCGCAGCGCGCGTGCGCCTCGTGGAACGCCGGGATGCTGCCCGGCGCGAGCGGGTTCTCGCGCCCCACGTGCCGCGCGAGCGCGTCCTTGGCGGCTGTGTTTCCGTCCAGGCCCCGGAGGAGCAGCCTCCGGAGCGTGAGGTGGTGCCGCCGCGCGGTGCCGATGGCGGCGAGCAGCGCGGAGCACGCCTCGCACGCCTCCCGCGTCACGTCGAAGAACTCGAGCAGCAGCGCCTcggcgcggtggcggccgtGGCACCGCagcccgcggcgccggcggctgcggcgcctGACCCGCGCGACGAGCGTCTCCGGGCTGGGCACCAGCACGAAGTCGTCTAGGACGGTGTAGGAGCACGACGACGATTGTCCCGTggccgcctcgtcgtcgtcgtcgctgccgATCAGCTGCCGGAGGTCTTTGAAGCTGGAGCTGGTCTTGGAGGAGAGcttcaaggaggaggagcccgtgTGGCTGAGTTTGCGGTGCGCGTGGGACCAGAGGTCCACGAAAGACTTGGACTTGAAGGCACGGCCGTACTCCTCGTCGACGTCCACCGGActgcgccgcggcggaggcgccggaGCTGGAGAGCTGGACTCGTTGCTTCCCTCCATGGTTGCTGTTGCAATGCATAAACGAATTCAGGGAATGAAGCAGAGCTAACATTTAGAGCATGATAAGGCGTCAAGAAATAATTCTTCTCCAAACTATAGTaagaaagaaagcaaagaAAAGAGGAAGCGTCAAGAAATGATCTCGAGACTTTAATTTGGGAGCTTCCAGTTGCTTGAGATGCAAGTAGCATTTTGCCATTCAGGGTGTGGTAGTGTACAGCATTGACAAGTTAAACTCAGAAGGAAAGAGCACTGCTACACGTACGACGTTTTCTGTACGATGTTCATACGGCACACATCGAGGCCCATCTTCTACTCCCAGTAATAATTTGGGCATTATTGCTAGTaagttttagttttttcaTAATGAAAAATAACTTCTAGCATCCGGAATGCACACAGCCAAggcattattattatttagaGACATCAGGACGTCGAAAAATAATATTAGTTCCAGACAGAAACCTTCATCATGTAACTAACGCAgaaaatctatttttttttccgaaaaggagcGAGTACCCGGACTCtacatcgattgatgcagaaaATCTACATGATCTCAAGAAAATTTAAAACTAATGATGAAATTTGTTTGGAACAGATCTGAGGCAAAATAGGAGTACTTACGAGTGCCGATGCTGAACATGGATTTATCCTTGGAAGATGATGGCGAAGACATCATTTGACTCGcttaaacaaaagcaaagctTGATCTCGCCCTTTCTTGATGAACTAATCTATCAACTCTCTCTGCGCGCTTCTTGATGAATCTCTCATATATTTTAGCTCGATCACTGCAAATGGCAAATTTATGTGTCCACTAGGCCAAAGGAACGTATTTGGAAGTgtcatatgattttttttatgtactcGATCCCTATTTATATAGGGATCAACATGTCCAGGAATGTTGTGCAGTGATGATGGAGAGAAGAATCCTTGCAAGGCAAGGAATAAATAGACCAGAAGCTATTGCCAGATTAAGAAGCGCGGAGCGAAATCGATCCATGTGTTTAATTGGGAACACGCTCAAGGGAAAAATGATAAGGCGACACGACAGAAAAGCACATACACATCATTTGTTTGTTCCAACATATGGCCGGTGAGATATACCATATGGCATATTTGCCGGTATAATTGGTTATCGTGTATTCATGTGTCAATTGTCGTGTGTGCTTTGGTCTGGGTGACATATTCCGGTAAGTCCATGTGTCAAATAGACAATGACGATGTACATATGGAGGTTAGTTGCTCTAGGAAGAAATGGACTTCTTGTTGCGACTTCTCAGTTCGATAAGGTTCCAttatgaaaaaagaagaagaaatcgaCGCGTGTATTAACCAAATTATGGCAATGTATTGAGTCGGTGCAATGCCATAGAAGTTCCTAAGATTAGGTCTTAACACCAGGAAGCGAAGTCGAATGATAAGCACAAAGATACGTGGCAATGTGCATATATATTGATTTTGTGTGTACGCAATCATGCCACGTACGGCATCACGGTTTCTAGCGGAACCATGCGAAAAGCCATCTCCCAGACTCCCCGCATTGAATGCCGAATCCCGTGAAACATACATAATACTCGCTACCTGAAATAACAGAGCTCATGTTATCAGGTCCaagttctctctctctttcccatGTTCCATGTCAGTGTCTAAAACGTACCTGGAGATGGTCTGTCGTCCTAAGAAAGATGGTGAACTTGGTGTTAAAAATATTGAGATTTAGAGTAACTCCCTCGTTATGAAAAACCTGCATAAATTTTTCAACCGGCACAATCATCCCTGGGTGAACCTTGTCTGGGAGCAGCATTACTCCAGGGCATTTACAGTGAATAGCAATTCAAATGTCTCATTTTGGTGGAGGGACATTGGAGAATATAAGATGCACTCTCTGTGTTCGGTGCATGATGGTAAAACCATCAACTTTTGGAGAGATCCATGGCAGGGTGATTCGTTGGAGATCAGATGGCCTGAGCTTTTCTCATTTACTGTCAAGAGCGATATGACTGTAGCTGATATGCCTAATTGTACTGATCTGATCACCCTCTTTCACTTGCCCCAATCCCAAGTGGCATTTGATCAGTTCCAAGATATGTTGCAAATTATTGAAAACCTCTACATTGATCAGTTGCATGACACATGGGAAACTGCTGGAGCTCGGCAAGGCTTTTTTGCAGTTCGTCTATACAATGCTCTCATTGATCACATTGAGATTCATGatgctttcagttggatccgGGGCTCATGCTGCCAATATAAGCATAAGATCTTTTGTTGGCTTCTCATAATTGATAGGCTTAATACCAGGGCGATGCTTCAAAGGAAATCTTTCCACCTGCCATCCTATTCCTGCACCCTTTGCCATCTCAATGACATGGAAACTAGAGATCATCTTTTTTTCCATTGCCCATTTGCTTTGGCCTGCTGGCGATATCTATGTCCCTCATTTGAACCTCAGCCGAATTTTCTTCACAACCTGACTACCTTGAGAAGGATGATTTATAAGCCATTCAGCATCGAGATTACTACTTTAGTTTGCTGGAGCATCTGGAGAGTCTGAAATGATTATATCTTCAATAATGTGTCGCCTTCGCTTTATAGATGCAGACGCATCTTTCTTGAAGATATGAATCTTGTTTTTCATAGAGCTAAGAGAAAGGACTCCGTTGCTTTGAGGGACTGGCTTTTTGCCTTTAGATAGATTCTGTAATCTGTTTGTaaatattctttttttaatatataattgCAGTAGATCATTTGATCTACtgtttcccctaaaaaaacgAGATCATTGATACTCTCGATGCTTTTCCCACCTTGGCAGGCGGTGCTAGAATGGCGGGCCAGACCATGAATCCTATGTGGCCGGGAACAACTAGACAAGCCAACCAACCAACATATATAGCAAATGAAGGGGAACATATGcagaaatttaaaattttcctacgaacGAACCAACCAAGATCACTATGCGGATGCGATACATTGATCACGTACCAACaaccgtagcggaagtagattGTCGTTGAAGCCTGTAGTAGATTCCCGCAGCTAGGTTATACCTCCCAGCCGCGAGAATATTCCTCGCACGATCTGCTGCGCCTAAAAGCTTGAAGTAGACGAACAACGATCCGCCCGCAAGATCGAAGTGGACGATCTCTCCACACGTATCCACACGTCCCGAAGGAATAGTTCAGCAGCACTTCGACGTCCAGTACGAAGAACCGCTGGAACAAATTAGATCGGAAAGTAGACGATCTACTAATTAGACATCTAAACTTTAGAGGAGAGAGCTCGGACTTGACGGACAAAGGACAGCTAGCAAGAGTGCTCCTATAGCCGGCCACCCTCCCTCCTTATATAGGAGGGTGGCCGGCCAAAGGGGGAAAGGAGTCCTCCTCCAAAAGGAGTAGGACTCCTACCTCTAATAGGAATAGATATAGACTCCTAATAGGAGTCTTATATCCCTTTCTCCAAACCAAGATGGCCGGCCACCATGGTCAACCTTTGACCAGGGTTTGACCCACATTTGACTTTTGATCTTTTGCCATTTGACCTTCCGAAATTTCCATCGGATCCTTCTAGAGACTTCTAAAACCTACCGGAAGCACTCGTGATTACTCCGAACATTTCTGTAACTCCTAAATCACATTTAGAACCTCCAGAAAATATGTCTCGTCATTCTGAACAACTTCGGTATTCAACTCTTGACCAAATTCCAAACTCTAGACCTTCAAATAACCATTCGTCGTTAAGCGTGTGACTGCGTAGGTTCGGAAATGTGTAGCTATGACCCAGTCAATAATTATTTAAAGAGCCCGGACACTCTCAGTAATTACTACACATCCACGAAGACTTTCGAGCGAACCATTTGTTACTAAAAACCATTTCCCTTTGCTTCGCGATACGTTTACAAAACCAGGGTGAGACTTCCGGTACGCCCATGAACCAACCTTTGTTCCACTTGTACCTAGTTATCCCCATTACCGGTTTTGTACTTTTAACTTGTTCCGTACTCTGATATCTCAATGATCATATCATTCTTGTGTCTGGCCAGACGGTGATAGATATCGTCGTACCGAGTGGGCCCTAAGTGTATCTCTCCACCCATAGAGGAGCAAATCCCAATCTTGAACTATCGAATCAATTCATACTTTCCGGAGTACCCGGAAATCACCGTCATGGTAACCCTATTACGGGAAATAATAGGTAACACCAAAGTATCCTTCCGATATAAATATCATACGATATTCTTATGGTCTAAGGATAATGATAATtacaacaataacaataatacCGATAACAAGTAATCGATGTGATCTCTCGGTATATTATTAGTTGGGTCAATCCAACACCATTGTTCAACCAACAATGTGCTCTCATATATAACCAGCATCATATGCTCATGATCAGGAAAACAGAATCATCAATTATATATAAGCTAGTCAAAGAGGCGTGACTAGGGACCTTTAAATTAGGGTTTATGTTTCCACACATGCAAATGAGTTTTCCTCCGAATCTCACATTCAAGAACCATTGCAATTATAGCATAGAAATATAAACATCAATTACAAACTTGAGAATATAATAATATaatattattgcctctagggcaaaTTCCCTTCAGCAAACTATCAAGTCACGAGTCAAGAAGGACCAACTAAGTCAAGCAACCAACATAGCAAACTATCAAGTCACAAGTCAAGAAGGACCAAAATATTTAAGGCAAAATGACCAAATATCGAGGAGGAACGACCCAAGTGCAAAGGAAAAACttagaggagagagaggaaaaaaagggaaaggaGCTAGGAGGAAAAGGGCGGAAAGACAATCGATATGATCCATCATACCATAGACCAAGCAAACCCCACTTGGTCCATGGCAAAGCATGGACCAAGCTTTACCtcgttactttttttttctctcccacCAAGGCAGCCATGGTCATTGTTACGGACCCTTAGCCCTGTGAATACAGATTTGGCACTtttagtagattttttttcctttttctgtttacGTCGCATCTCTTTATGAAAAGGGGGACGTTCCAGAGAGTTTATAGGGAAGGAGGCAGCCCAGCCGAATATGGGCCAGAGGGCCCACTAGGTGCCGCCCTTTCTCCCATTCATTCACCACGAGAAAAATCCTGAGAGTAGGAGGGTTTttcggaaaagaaaaatcacgACGTCTCTGCTAAGTTTGGGTGAAGATTCGTGTCTTCGATCTTCGATGAGGAGAGGGGATATTCTTGACCACCATTGCCTCCATCGATATCAAGCCTTCTTCCTCTATCATGCCATCATCCCCTCTCTCATGTGTGAGTAGTCCATTGTAGGCACATGTGGTGGATGGGAATTGGACGAGATCTGCTATGTAATAATGAATTCTATTGTGTTAGACGACCAAGTATCTGTAAGTTTTCTATTAGATTGTACTTCTTTGATATGCTTAATGCTTGTTGCTAAGGCTCGAGTAATATGATTTCAAGTTTGAACTTTATTTGATCTTATGTTATGTTTGGTTTGGATAGACTTGCTTGTTGTATCACCTTACACAGTTCCAAACCGGCGACCCCTAGGGTGAAAGACCGGAATATCAACGGGGAGGGTTGTGATTTGAAGAGTTCTATGTGTTCACTGTTCTTAGTGTTTTGGTGCGGCTGTGTTGGAAAGGACAACCTTAGTCACCCTTAGTTACTTTATGGTCACAGTGTGAAATGAGGTTTAGACAATGGGATATTGGGGTCTCAATGACCCGATGATATTTGGAAAGCATGCTATACCTTTGGAACCACGACTAGAGTTTTATACCTTGTGCTTTGATTATTCATCATCATTACATGTTTGATCTTATCAATGTAAATTCCTTATAAGTTATGAGATAAGGGTGTCGCACAACCTTGACTCAAGTCATTACATGTTTGATCTTATCAATGTAAAGGATTCTCCACAATCAGCGCTACTATTGCACTCGGTGTCAGTCTTTTTCGAGGGCCCAAGGCGAGAGTAAAACATAGGTCCTTAATATGTCCTTAATATAAcatcaaaataataattacCAGCTGGATGCAAACTTTTAGATAACACAACGataccaaaaaaataaaggaaaaataattattttcaatAAAAAATAGCACAAAACTATAAGATCAACTCAATAAAATCTTACCGAGTATCATGGCGGTTGGCTGGAGCCTAGCTGGCGATGAGGCGACACAATCGGTCGTTTCTGCGCGAATGCGCCTCGGAGACTCGGCTCTCGGCCATCTCTCCGGTCTTCATGTAAACCGGCGTCTGGCAGCTGGCCCTGTGTGCCGTCTGCCTGGGTTTCAGGCTCTCGGCATATATTTATAAGTATCGGTCCTCTGTCCTCGTGCACTCGTCATATTCGATGGATCTggctgattttattttacaaacatctggctttattgatcAATAAACAGAGTACAAACTATCGAGAAAACTGAAATAAAAATGTATAACAAAGATCCCTAATGAAACTACAAGTTACATCAAGattcttcaaaataaaaacctCTAGATCTATCATCCTTATCTTGAAATCTCTCCATGTGTCTCTCGTGATGAAATCGCAGAAGACCAGACCtgcacaagctgaactaacCTTGTTGGTTTTGAATAGCCGCATGAGTCGCTCACCGCAACCGATGAGAACTTATGATCGTTGAACGCACTTTGGCCGGAACACATACCTTGCAAGTCAGGTTGTCGAAACGCAGATTCGTCGCCAAtccgacgaggaagaagaccaaaataacaaaaatacaaaCCGCGAGATCCACTAGCTCCATGGAGTAGATCGTGTTGACTACAACATGGCGAGGATGAAGCCGGAAGACCATTATTCGAtacggccgccgcctccatcgtcCGGATGCCATCGCTAGGACACAAAaccttagaaaaaaaatacgcaAACTATCGCCAGACGTTGATCTATGGTTCCTCTCGTCGCCCCGATGCCTAATCGGCGGTTGGAAACGAGGGGAACCGACAGAAAATCAACCCTTCGGCCGTTCGGCGGCTCCTGTCTCCGGCGGCTAGGGTACCAGAGCTCCTCCACGACATCGCTATTTGGCTGATTGGTGATCATGTGATCGAAAATTATCGATTGGAAGTTGGAAAAGAATTCTGCTGTCTGCCGATGCCCATTGGCCCAGTTGGCCCGGTTCCCGTGACTCTGCCGATGCCAATTGCCCGGTTGGCCCGGTTCCCGTGACTCTTGGATCGATCGACAAGTCCCGTATCACCATCTTCCATGCACCAGCTCGCAGGAATGGTCGTGGGCCGGCCGACGAAGCCCAATAACAGGACCTGTCTGGCTGGCTAACCACCACCGCATGCCAAagcgcctcgatctcccacaTGAACTCCGGCCAGCCGGTCTCCTATAACTGTAACAGTAACACACTAACACCCGCGATGACTAGCCGATCTAGGCTCCGCTGCCTACGTACTGGCTTGTCCCGGATTCCCTCTGTTAATTTGCAGCTAGCGAAGTCTAGAAATGGATCGTATACATCTGATTGCTCGATTGGCAAAACCGGATGCTTTAAGTCTCTTTCCCAGAAATTTTTCACGTCGGATGCATCGATGGCATCAACTTTCTCACATAAATGATTTCTGAACTCGCAGTCGTATATACTTGGTCCCTCAGCTATGCATTGTGGCAGCTGACGTGGAAAATTGTTAGAAAAAACCGTGATACGTGGAGTCAGAACCAGTCAAAACCGTCCAAATTCGAAAAAGAGACTAAAAAAATAACCAGGTTTGCCAATTGAGAGACAAAATGCATGCGATTTTGAGTTGAGTGACCATTTCTAAACTTTGCTGCAAATTGAGGACCAAAATATACTCTTAATTAAATTAACTTAATTTCTTTTAGTGCTAGCTGATTCTTCCCACTTTAACCAAGGAGCACGTACTGACGTACACCAATGATCGTGGACGACCGATCTCAATGTGCAGGCTAATTAATTCGAGCAAATTAGTCAGGCAAGTTGGTTGCGCctgcagctagctaggtcTCGATTGATCATAGGCCACACATCTCGGCTCCAATTATATGAAGCGTAAGCGGATCGATTCAGTTGTGCAGAAGCTAATAAGCTACAAGTACTAAATAAAGCAAGCATGGGCTTGCATGCACGCGCGTAAAGAGGCATGCAATAGATAGCGAGGTCCCCTGACGTGACGCAGACACACAGCAACGCAATGCAGCAGAGACTAGGCCACAGTTAGGCCCCAACGAGACATGCAAGAACAAACAATTTTTAGTTTgattctctccttttcccttGAGCTCGATGCAGCAATGATCCAGCGGAGTCCAACTCTCTCGCGCTCCAGGATATATCCAGTGCGCCCACACCTAGCCTAGCTTCCTTTACGCTAGCTACATGCACGAATCCTGCAGTGTCAATTCTTGGGCTCTCAAGGCAGGCAGGCATCGATTTGGATCCATTTACTCTCTCTACTCACAACGTTCTGTTGCTTCTGATTACTAGCTACTACGACTCCAGCTCCTAGCTAGAGGCCTCATGcctcatcgatcgatctgtaTAGGCGAGGGATCGCGACATCGCGCACCCGCCTTAGCAGTGTACGTAACCTGGAGTCCTGGACCAGCTCCCTTTTCTTGATCTGACAATATAGCTAGCAAAGCATATATAGCTATACAAAGGCTACTATTGATTCAGCTGGATCGATCGAGGGCCGGCCGGGCATCAATAATTGCAGTACTGAAGCAGTGTAGGGGGTTCAATTTTGTACCGGCGACGGGAGCCGGATTTGGCATCATCAGCGCGCAATAATGCGCGGCTGCACAAGGCACCTAACAGGCCCTCTCTAATTGTAGCATTGCCATAGGTTGCCTGCTTTGGTCAAAGGCTTCCAAGCTAGGCAATGTGAGCGAGATAGAGAGGGCCGGGGACGAGAGAGAGAAGCTTACGCAATGGACCTGATGTCACGCATGTAGGAATGAAAGAGGATCATTATTCGACGCTTTGTTGTCGCTCGATCATCTCACGATCAGTCCAATGGCGGTGTGGCCAGACGCACGTCCAGTTCTTTTctgtgtaaaaaaaatgaggcCTTGGTTGATTTACACTTTCTTGCTGTATGATCTACGTACACACGGGACGCACGACCTTTCAGGTCTAAAGCAGACCACACAAACtgaaacgaaaaaaaaaggaaaagcattgttcatacatatacatacatacatattcaGACGGGACGTCGCATTCTCTGATCTACCGAAATTAGGCCGGGCACGCGCAACCGATTCCCCGCCATTGCTCGACCGGCAGCGCGGCGATGGAGGCCGCTCCTCTCGGCATCGCGGGCCCCGACCGCGACGGAGCATCATGGGCTGCTAGCTCGTCCCACGACGCGCCGTGTTAACTACCTACTGGTGCTTTCTGATCAGCTCTCATCGATCTCTCAATCTTAATTAAACATGGTTGTAGAGGTCTCGGCATGCACAACAAGGGCGCTGTCTGTCGCGGCAGGGCTGGCCGGCTAACGAATGTTTCCTCTCGTCTCAGCGTCAGTATGGCCAGAGTGTCGGGGAAAGAGAAAGATGTATGTCTGTGTCTCCCGTATCGCGCCGCGGTGCTCCTCTAGAGCGAGCTGCATGTTCTTCTTCGTGGTCGATGGCGATGGAGGCATGGCCTGATGCTGAGTGATGGCGAGCTCGCTGGGCAAGGTAATCATGCATGTGGTACTCTGTCACACTTTTATGGACGAATCTGCGGCCAAAATTGCACCGGAAAATTGTCTGCAATCCACTGCGCTGTAAGAAAAAAGGGTTGTCAGGGACACTTCAAAACCATGTTCCAAACGCTTTTTGAGCCGTCAAACTGTTCGTCTCAGAAATAACTGCGGCTAAAGACAGAACATTTATAGTAA
This is a stretch of genomic DNA from Brachypodium distachyon strain Bd21 chromosome 1, Brachypodium_distachyon_v3.0, whole genome shotgun sequence. It encodes these proteins:
- the LOC100833762 gene encoding putative UPF0496 protein 2 isoform X2, yielding MEGSNESSSPAPAPPPRRSPVDVDEEYGRAFKSKSFVDLWSHAHRKLSHTGSSSLKLSSKTSSSFKDLRQLIGSDDDDEAATGQSSSCSYTVLDDFVLVPSPETLVARVRRRSRRRRGLRCHGRHRAEALLLEFFDVTREACEACSALLAAIGTARRHHLTLRRLLLRGLDGNTAAKDALARHVGRENPLAPGSIPAFHEAHARCAPLAKRLAAARRRLRRLARAGRVARCAVAATIVGASAAAVVAAVVLAAHAVVGVGAAAAAFGACCRPAARWFAAKKVIGGGDRERAGAREAAVDTAARGAYIVGRDLDTVSRMVRRAHDELEHGRDMARIAVRGHAERPLLREVAREEEECGEDLRGQLEELEEHACLCLTTINRSRRMVAQEMTRGSPSTETTAGTTSQD
- the LOC100833762 gene encoding putative UPF0496 protein 2 isoform X1; the encoded protein is MMSSPSSSKDKSMFSIGTPTMEGSNESSSPAPAPPPRRSPVDVDEEYGRAFKSKSFVDLWSHAHRKLSHTGSSSLKLSSKTSSSFKDLRQLIGSDDDDEAATGQSSSCSYTVLDDFVLVPSPETLVARVRRRSRRRRGLRCHGRHRAEALLLEFFDVTREACEACSALLAAIGTARRHHLTLRRLLLRGLDGNTAAKDALARHVGRENPLAPGSIPAFHEAHARCAPLAKRLAAARRRLRRLARAGRVARCAVAATIVGASAAAVVAAVVLAAHAVVGVGAAAAAFGACCRPAARWFAAKKVIGGGDRERAGAREAAVDTAARGAYIVGRDLDTVSRMVRRAHDELEHGRDMARIAVRGHAERPLLREVAREEEECGEDLRGQLEELEEHACLCLTTINRSRRMVAQEMTRGSPSTETTAGTTSQD